In Bos javanicus breed banteng chromosome 2, ARS-OSU_banteng_1.0, whole genome shotgun sequence, the following proteins share a genomic window:
- the RETREG2 gene encoding reticulophagy regulator 2 isoform X2, with protein MISYIVLLSILLWPLVVYHELIQRMYTRLEPLLMQLDYSMKAEADALHHKHDKRKRQGKNAPPGGDEPLAETESDSEAELAGFSPVVDVKKTALALAITDSELSDEEASILESGGFSVSRATTPQLTDVSEDLDQQSLPSEPEEALSRELGEGEETDLAPPEDLLGPPQALSRQDLDLEEEEDAASKEALLQLSSPLHFVNTHFNGAGSPTDGVMLSPGGPVETLSPEAVSGDLTTPPSTLLPLLGLAESDPVPSPSVLPSLPQDSPQPLPAPEEEEALTTEDFELLDQGELEQLNAELGLGPETCPEPPDAPPPPPLGPDTPSLVQSDQEAQAMAEP; from the exons ATGATTTCCTACATTGTCT TGCTGAGTATCCTGCTATGGCCCCTGGTGGTGTATCATGAACTGATCCAGAGGATGTACACGCGCCTGGAGCCACTCCTCATGCAGCTGGACTACAGCATGAAGGCAGAAGCTGATGCCCTGCATCACAAACACGACAAGAGGA AGCGCCAGGGGAAGAATGCACCGCCCGGAGGTGATGAGCCACTGGCGGAGACAGAGAGTGACAGCGAGGCAGAACTGGCTGGCTTCTCCCCGGTG GTGGATGTGAAGAAAACAGCACTGGCCTTGGCCATTACAGACTCAGAGCTGTCAGATGAGGAGGCTTCTATTTTGGAAAGCGGTGGCTTCTCTGTCTCCCGGGCAACCACTCCACAACTAACTGACGTGTCGGAGG ATTTGGACCAGCAGAGCCTGCCAAGTGAACCAGAGGAGGCCCTGAGTCGGGAgctaggggagggagaggagacagaCCTGGCCCCTCCCGAAGATCTGCTGGGCCCCCCTCAGGCCCTCTCACGACAAGACCTGGActtggaggaggaagaagatgcGGCATCCAAGGAAGCCTTGCTTCAGCTCTCATCCCCCCTTCACTTTGTGAACACGCACTTCAATGGGGCAGGGTCTCCCACAGATGGAGTGATGCTCTCCCCTGGAGGACCAGTGGAGACACTGAGCCCGGAAGCAGTGAGTGGTGACCTCACCACTCCTCCCAGCACCCTGTTGCCCCTACTTGGCCTTGCCGAAAGTGACCCAGTCCCCTCCCCCTCCGTACTCCCATCTCTGCCCCAGGActcaccccagcccctgcctgccccTGAGGAAGAAGAGGCACTCACCACTGAGGACTTCGAGTTGCTCGATCAGGGGGAGCTGGAGCAGCTAAATGCAGAGCTGGGGTTGGGTCCAGAGACATGCCCAGAGCCCCCTGATgctccaccccctccacccctagGGCCCGACACCCCGTCTCTGGTACAGTCAGACCAGGAGGCTCAGGCCATGGCAGAGCCATAA